TTAAACCTACAAAATATCCTTCCCTGTTTCTGTACTCTCCAAAAAACACCCTGGTATTTAATACCAGCGGAGATAAAGAATTACCCAAACTTTTTGAAGCGATCAGTAAATAAATAAAAAACAGACCGCTTATCCTCTGTTGCTTACAGCAGGCACCGGTTTATGTAATACTGCCGCCCGCTGAGGGGTTCTGCTGCATTGCCCTAAAGCTACATAAATCAGGATAAAAATCAGGATGGTAGAGAGACATCCTCCACCTAGTTTTTTGGCGCCCCAGGCTGCTATAATTGTTTTGAAAAATGAATTCATAAAATAGATTTTCTATACAACATTATAGCAGCCAATAAGTTTTACAATCCCAGACTATCCAGATATTCTTTAACTACAGGAAGATCTGCTTCTGCCCAATCCAGTTCATGCAATGCTGCAGGCGATACCCACAAAAAGGCGGCATGCTCGGTCAGGCTGATCTGACCACCAACCCAGGTACATTGAAAGGGAATTAGCCGGATCACAGGTTTTCCCTGCGTATAAACTGATGGCGTCATCTTTTTCAGCATACTGATCTCTATCCCCAGTTCTTCCCGGATTTCCCGGATCAGGCAATCTTCTGCACTTTCATTCTGCTCTACTTTTCCGCCTGGAAATTCCCATTTAAGCGGCAAATGCATAACAGAACTTCGCTGAGCTGCTAAAACTTGTCCATAATGGTTAATAATCAGGGCACAGGATACATCTATCATCAGGCTAAAATATTAAAAAATCTGCCATGGGCGATAAGTATTCATTCTTCATCGGCAAATACCCGCCTTTCGCAGATATACATGTATGAGCTGTTTATGATGGCACAGGGTTTGGAATACACTGTACAACAAACACATACACAAATGAAAAGAATTGTTTTAGCTGTCATCATCGGAGTAGCTTCGCTGAGCAGCCTCACAGCCAGTGCACAGATAAACCTGAATATAAATATAGGCTCACAGCCTGCCTGGGGTCCTGCGGGATATAATCATGCAGATTATTACTATCTGCCCGATGTGGATTCTTATTACAGTATAGCCTCACAGCAATATATCTATCAGCTTAACGGGCAGTGGGTATTCAGAAAAACCCTACCTCCAAGATATAGCGGATACAATTTATATAATGGTTATAAAGTAGTGATTAATTCACCAAAACCCTATTTGAATCATGCACAATATGTGAACCAGTATAGTAAATACAGAAACTATAAAGGCCGTCAGGGTAATATCAGAGACAGCAAAGATAACAGATATGCTGTGGCCAGAAATAACAAACCAGTACCGGATAGAGAAAGCCATCCTGCTGTCAGATCCCAAAACAGAGATGATCAGGGCAATAATAAAGACAGAAACGGAAGAGATCATAACAGGGAGAACAACAATAACCGGTCTCAAAGAGGCTATTAATAAACATATTACCGCTGCACACAAGCAAAACGCCAGCCCCTGCGGGGACTGGCGTTTTTTTTATTTGTATCTTTAGCAAAGATGAACCTTTAAAAAATAACCTGTAATGAATCTCTCCCTGTTAAACAAGAATGCAGTAATTTGTGGAAGCACACAAGGTATCGGACTGGCTACAGCCATTATTCTGGCACGTTTAGGTGCAAACTGTATACTGATTGCCAGAAATGAAGACTCTTTAATCACTGCTTTAAAGGAATTGCCTGTAACCCAGGGGCAGCAACATGCTTATGAAGTTGCCGACTTCTCAGTTCCGGCATCAGTGGATACCGGGATACAAAGAATAGTGTCACAACATGCAGTTGAGATCCTAATCAATAATAGCGGAGGGCCAAAACCAGGCCCGGTTACAGCTGCATTAAGTACTGATTTTGAACAGGCATTCTCTCAGCATCTGATTTGCAATCACCTGCTGGTAAATGCCGTTTTACCGGGAATGAAAAAGGCGGGTTACGGACGTATCATCAACATTATTTCAACTTCTGTAAAAACCCCGCTGCCAAATCTAGGTGTATCCAATACCATCAGGGCAGCAGTAGCTTCATGGGCAAAAACATTAGCCAATGAAGTTGGACAATACAATATCACCGTAAATAATGTCCTGCCAGGCCTGACACAAACCATGCGTTACACCAAATTACTGGACAGCCTTTCCACCACTACAAATAAAGCTGAAGCAGAACAGGCTTTGAAAGATAGCGTACCGATGAAAAGAATCGGCACGCCGGAAGAAATAGGAAATGTAATTGCTTTTCTGGCCTCACCAGCTGCTGCTTATGTCACAGGAACCAGTATTCCTGTAGATGGCGGAAGAACACCTTCTATTTAAGTGCATTATCCCAGGATACTTCGCCAAGATAGAGACTGTCTGAAATGCTTTTACAATTATCCGAGATAAAGGAAAGATAGATATGTGCATGACGCATCGTTGCATCTCTGTCCAGCTTAAAGGTATATTTCCCTTCTGCTCTCCTCACTTCTGAAGTAAAAATACGCGTCTTGAGTCTGTCGCCTGGAAAATAAACCAATAGCAATACCTGATCATCAGCCCGCATTCCTTTCTGATCTGCCTGGCTGTCCCAGCTCACTTTTAATCCGGTAGTGATGATTTTGGCTTTTGCATTTTTAACGACAGGCATTACTCCTTTGCTAACCAGAATCTGTTCAAAATCTATTTCAATATCAGGGTACACTCCTTTAATTTTTTTGCTATTATACCTGATAGCCATATTGAACGCATTGGATGTTGTCCCCCTGGCTTCAAGTTCAAAACCAATCCTGATAAAAGCTTTAATATTTCTAAAAAAAACATTCATCATTTTAAGGCCCATACGTGCGGTCAGCTGATTGATCGTGATCGGTTTATGTGAGATCCCAATACTTCGTGCAACTGTTTGTCCATTAAGCGGGTAAATAACCATATTCCCGATTTTCCCTCTAAAATTGCCCAGATAGCTGTTTGTTACGATTGCCATAGTTTACAGTTTAAGTTAACAATTAATCAATTATTAAATAAATACAGAACAAAAACAAGTTAATAAAAAATAATCATTAATACATACCTATTTATTTTAATTAATTAGAAAAATAAGTTTTCAAACAAAAATTATCATCTGACTGGTTAAACAAGGTTTAAATAGTGTTGAGAATCGCTGTTAAAAGGGCATTAAGAGGACATTCAAAAGGTATTGAGAGGGGGTTGGAAGGACCCAGGTCCTCGCAAGGTCCTTCCAACGTCCTTTCAACCCCCTTTCAATGTCCTTTTAACAGCGATTCGTAACACTATTTAAACACTCTTTTAAGGCCCAACCCTATATTTTTTCCACTCTTCAAAATATTGTGCGCTTACAAACAGTTATCAACAGAAATACACATCTGACTAACAATCACTTAACATATTTATCAACAATTATTGTGAATAAGTACCAATCTGAGAACCAAAGAGATACCTTTCAACACAAAACCGGCACAGACAAAGCACATTTTTAAACAGCTATTCACATTAAAAATGGCTTAACTAACAGCTTATCAACAGATAATGTGGATAACTCAACTATTAAAAAAAACACTATTTTGCACCAGATTATAAATGCTGTTATGAATCAATACGCTCTGATTACCGGTGCAAGTAAAGGAATAGGAAAAGCTATGGCAAAGTCGCTTGCCCGGTCAGGTTACCATTTATTACTCATTGCCCGTTCCGCAGATGAATTACAGCAGCTTGCCCAAAGTATTACAGAACAGTATCAGGTGAATGTTCATTATCTGCCCATAGACCTCTCTGCAAACACAGCTGCGCTGGAAATAGCTGACTGGTGCAATACCCAAACATCAGCTTTATCCATACTGGTTAATAATGCAGGGTATGGACTTTGGGGAAACTTCCAGGAACTCTCTCTCCGGGAGCAGCTAAATATGCTCAGACTTAATATCGACGCAGTAATTGAGCTGACCCATCACTTATTACCGGTTTTGAAAAAACAAAAACAGGCTTATATATTAAATGTTTCAAGTACAGCAGCCTATCAGGCAGTTCCCACACTTGCTTTATATGCTGCCTCCAAATCATTTATCCTGTCTTACAGCAGAGCTCTGCGTTATGAATTAAAAGATAGCCCGGTAGCTGTCAGCTGTCTTTGCCCGGGCCCTACTGCTACCGGATTTTCCAGCCGTGCCGGAATGGACGCCTTAGCAGAACTGGCAGAGAAATTCAATATGTCTGCAGAAAAAGTAGCAGAAACAGGCTTAAAAGGGATGTTCAAAAAGAAGGCAGAAATTATTCCCGGCTTTTTAAATAAGCTGTCCGTTGTGGGTACAGGGCTTCTTCCTAAGTCATTGATTGAAAGGATAACAGCAGGTTTATACCGACAATAAAAAAGAATTCAGATTTATTTTCAAATTAATTTTTTAAATAGAATATTTTCCTACATTTGTAATATCTACTAAATTAGTATACATTATTACACATGAACAATAACAAACCTATTCACACCGCATCCACCATGCGAATGCCCTTCTCTGAAAGGGCTGGTTGTTGCTATTGTTGTTGTTAAGATCTTTTTTAAAATTCTGATTTTATAACCTGCAGAACCTGCTGACTCAAGCGGCAGAATCCGTATATCCCTAATCTTTAAACCTACCCAGCCATGAACCATGCTTATACCAGATTCACTTTAGGTGAAACGCTCACTGACGAACAGAATTATTTTTTTAATAAAAACGGTTTTATCCACTTTAAAAATTTCATCACACCAGAAACGGTCAGTGATATCATCAAAGCTTCCATACTGGTACAGCAGGATTGGATCACACAGGAAAAAATCAAAGTAAATGGAATTCCGGTCAAATATGGTAAAGACCTGGATGGATCAGCTATAGTTCAGCGTTTTGCTTTTATCAATCAGCATCATCCTTTATTCGGGGAACTGACTCATGATCCCCGGTTAGCTGTACTGCTAAACCTGATCGGTCCGGGTGCAAGACTGGGTACTGATGAAAAAGATGGAATGGTACTGAATCATTATGTTAATGGCCCGGAGAGTAAATTCACCCAGATGGGTTGGCATACAGATGGATTGCGTGATATATTCCATGGACAAAAACTAAATCCTATGCTGAATATCGGGATACACTTAAGTACCCTGAAACCCGAAAATGGTGGACTAAGAGTGCTTCCGGGAACGCACAAACAAAGCCTGTACAACCTGTTATTCCGAAAAAAGTATTTTGTAGATAACAAAGCCGACTTCAAAGAAGTGGCGATCATTCCTGAAGCGGGAGATCTGACCATACATGATGGCCGTTTGTGGCACCGCGTAGCGCAGTCGGCAGTTAGCGGGGAAGAAAGCCGCAGGAGAGTAATTTATCTGCCAATTATTGCAGGCAAATATGAACCTAAACATGAACATAGTCCTACTGCATTTTATCAGCGGTTTGCTAAACTGGTTAAATAAAAGATATGCTGATCGCTATGATTATAGGCTACCTGATACGTTCAGGAAAATTGCCGGCCTTACAGAGGTTCACCAGGAAATATGGATTGTAATTCAGGTTATCAACATCAGTTAAATGCTGTATTACAAATACTTAACACACATATCAACAAATAATGTTAATAACAAAAAAGCTTGTCAATAAAAAGGAGCCGAATAAATCCGGCTCCCCATTTATGTTTAAATACAGGTGATGTTTATTGAACGACTACACCGTCTTTGTTGATTTTAATGAAGGCTTTTTCGGTGCCTTTAGCCACATTAACCAGATAATACTGTGATTTATCTGCCGCTGTTACTAAAAATGCATCAGTAGCTTTCCAGTCTTTATAAGCGTCTGCTTTTAAAGTAGTTGTTACCGGAGCCGGAAGCTCTTCTAATTTAACGGGTACTTTTTGTGTACTGTCCTGCTGCATCTTTTGTGTACTATCCACGTTCAGCGTGATCGCTATAGGTGCTTTAATTTCTGATGCTTTTACTGTTGATATACCTGTGATAGCTAATAATGCTGCTGCTGTTAAAATGATATTTTTCATAATTTTAGTTTTAAAGCTTTTGAAATTCTCAATTAAGCTATTGGTGTATTATTCCGTTATTTAATCTGACAGGTATAGTTTCAGAATGATGCCAAAGCGCAACAAATAAAACAATCATCTGATTATCAGTTAAATAAAAATAAACAACCCTGAAAACTATGTGGAATAATGCAACACTATGATGAAACAGGTAACAAAGAAAAATGCTGACATCCATCAGCATTTTTTTTTAACTACCTATTTATAAGCCGAAGCTTATTTCTTTACACTTTATTGATCCTGCTGTTTAAAAATTCAGATGCTATCCATAGCAATCATTAAAAACAGCAGAACAGCTTAAATTGAGAGCGAATTAAAAATATATCAGGCCTTTATCCTGATTATATTCTAAGATATAACTTTTCTGTAAAAAAGTTAAACAAATATATATTTTTCATAAAAATGATTTATTATCGTAAAATCAGGGATTAAATTCCTTGCTTACTGCAAATCTTATATATTTATTACATGGAAAATGATCAGACACTAATCTTACTAAATGCAGCAGAACAGCGTGTATTGGGTGTTCTGCTGGAAAAAAGCAGAACTACTCCGGACTATTATCCCATGACTATCTCTGCATTAACAACGGCATGCAATCAGAAAACATCGAGAAACCCTATTGTAAATTATGATGAAGAAACCGTTACACTTACCTTAAATGCCTTAAAAATCAAGGGTCTGACCAGTACAGCCATGGGTGGCAGCAGCAGAAGTACAAAATATAAACATAACCTGGCTATTGTCTATCCCCTGATTCCTGCAGAACTGGCTGTGATTTGTTTACTGCTTTTGCGCGGTCCTTTAACACCTGGCGAAATCAACAGTAATTCTGCCAGATTACATGAATTTGAAACGATAGAAGAAGTTCAGGAAATACTGCATAAACTGGCCACAGAACAACCTGTCTATGTCAAACAGCTGGCTAAAAAACCCGGACAAAAAGAGGCGAGATATAAACACTTATTCGGGGGTGACACAGCAGAAGAAGAAATCCCTGAACCAGAAATCATTCAGCAGCACTCACCTGATCTGGAAAACAGAATCAGCAGACTGGAACACGAGCTGGAAGAAGTAAAAGAAATGCTGAATCTTTTAATGAATCAGTAAAGATTAAGAGCCTGTATAAACAGGCTCTTAATCCAGAGAAACAAAAAGCTCAGACTGCGTAAGCCACTCTCCGTTAATCCTGCGCCACATTGCAGCGTAATTCCCCCTGAACTTTTCTGTTTTATAATTCCAGCACCCCGTTTCCCAGGCCAGCACTCCGCTATCTCCAATGGTAATGGTAGCAGGAATGCGTTCAAAAACCGGCGGACTCACTTCAAACATTTCAGTAAATACCTCCAGCAGTACCTTTTTGCCGGCATATTGTCCGCCTTCACCAGAAATAACAACAATATCATCCATCCAGTACCTGGCAACACCAGCAGCATCGGCATTCAGAATAGCCTGATTGGAGTTTGCTCTTGCCTTTTGTATAGCTGTAACTTCGTTTTCTTTTTGACTCATTTAATTTTAGATAAGATCTGGTATTAACCGGAAATCTTCTGACTTGCTGTTAATCTCTCAGAATTTTAATCAGATAAACAGTAAATGTACCGCTTACCGCAACTTTTTTTGAACCACGGACAGCTCCGTTAATCAAAGGATATCCTTCATGAGGTTCTTTACCCTTCTCAGACTCAGGATCAGGATCATAGGCAGCATTAAAATGAAATTTACCTGTCACCTTAACCTGATCTTTCAGTTCGGCCACTTCACTCAGTGTAACCTTAACATTGCTACCTCCCCCCTGACTGTCCGTATCGAAAAATGTTTGATATAAGGTTGTACTATAGGTTTTAGTCTCTGTATCATTTTCAATCACATATGAGCCGAATCCGCCCTTCTGTTCCACACCGGTCTGCAGATTCAGCGGCATAACAAAAAAAGCTTTATAAGAAGTTCCGTCTTTTCCCTTTACAGTCCCTCCTATGGTTATCGGACCTACACTGGTTTTAGTGAATTTCAAAAAACCAAGCGATACATCTTCTTCACCGGACGCTTTGATATTTTTACTTTCATCACCAGAAACCATAGCAGTTACACTGTTGATAATCTTGTTTTGCTGTGCCGCAGGAGCCTGAGCTTTACTCTCCTGACAAATATTCAGTAAACCTATAAAAAGGATACCGTAAAGAAATTGATGTGCCATCATTTTACAAATAAGGCACAAGTATAAGCAAATAAAGAAATAAGACCGCTATCCAAACAATTATGAACGTGCCTGTTGCGATAAAAATGATTATTATCATTCCTTTTCCCATAGAATTTCGCTTATTTGCCGGATATAATATGCAGATGGATATAGGAATTATTGGCTTAGGAGACATGGGAAAGCTTTATGCAAAACATTTTGCTAAAGCAGGACACAAAGTTTGCGGTGCAGATTTACCGGCTTTCAGAGAAAAACTGGAAGAGGAATTATCTCCGCTGGGCATAGAAATACTGGTAGATGGAAATGCGGTATCGCGCAAATGCGATGTGATATTTTATGCTGTTGAAGCAGAGAAAATAGCTGAAGTAGTCGCTCTTTATGGTGCTGCAACCAAATATGGTGCTATTGTTGCCGGACAAACCTCAGTTAAACATCCGGAGATTGAAGCTTTCGAAAAATACCTGCCCAAAGACGTCAATATCATCACCTGCCACTCTTTGCATGGCCCAGGCTTTGATCCTAAAGGACAAACCTTAATTGTTATCCCGCATCGTTGTGACCAGGCAGCTTATACCCGGATGAACGATCTGTTAGCTATTTTAGGTTCGGACATCGTAGAGATGAAAGATTATCATGATCATGATAAAATTGTTGCTGATACTCAGGCCGTAACCCATATGGGTTTTGAAAGTATGGGTACCGCGTGGAAAGAAGCCGGATTTTTCCCCTGGGAAAACCCTTCCTATCTGGGCGGAATCGACAACGTAAAAATCCTGACCATGCTGCGGATTTTCAGCTATAAATCCCATATCTATGCAGGCCTGGCCATTATGAATCCCTATGCCCGTCAGCAAATCAAACGTTATGCACAATCAGAATCTGAACTGTTCAAACTGATGATTATGGAGAAAGAAACAGAATTCCGTGATCGTATCCAGAAGGTTAAACATTTTCTTTTCCCTGATGACAAGCAATTTTTGCTGCTGGATAACCAGATTATGAAAGAATTTTCTTTATCCGGAACCGGAGCGCCGCATACCCCAAACTCACATTTAAGCCTGCTGAGCATGGCTGATGCCTGGTATCATCTGAATATTAATCCTTATGATAACCTGATCTGCCAGACTCCTCCTTTCCGTTTGCGTCTGGGCATTGTAGAATATCTGTTCAGAAATGAAGAATTACTGGAAGAGTCTGTCATGGCCGCGATTTACGACAAACAAATCAGGGCAGATGATCTTGAATTTCATTCTTCGGTAAGGGAATGGTCATCAATTATTGGTTATGGAGATATTAATGGCTATAAACAGCACTTTGATCAGACTAAAAACTTCTTTAATGACAGACTGGAACAAGGCAGAAAGCAAAGTGCCGAGCTCATCAGCAGATTAAACCGAAATTCATAAGCAGCCTGATATGCAAAAGAATCCCAACCCTATACCTGCAGATGAGCTGGAGCGCATATTCAGCCTGGCAGAATTTGACATTGACTACTCCAGCATGGAGAATAACTTCAAAGATCTGGCTCATTTAGCGGCAAAGATTGCGGGTACTGAAATATCCCTGGTTAACCTGATTGACTCTTTTACGCAATGGACCTATTCCAGCTATGGGGCTGAGGATACGGTACAGTTACCCAGAGAAGATTCAGTATGCCAGTACACGATCTCGGGGGATGACTATTTTGAAGTTCCGGACCTCTCGGCAGATGACCGGTTTAAAGAAAAGTCTTATGTGAGCGGCCCGCCCAATCTGCGTTATTATTTCGGAGTTCCCCTGACCACCTCTGACGGCCATCATATCGGATCACTTTGTGTACTGGACAAAAACCTGAGAGCCCAAAGCCCGGAAAAAATAGAGTTACTCAAAATTGTGGCTGATGAAGTAGTCAACAGACTGAAAGCACTGAAAGCCATTGATGGATTGAAATACAAACTGGATAAGGTCAGAGAAACCCAGAAAAAAGTGGCTCATGATATACGTGGACCTATTGCCGGTATAGTTGGTCTGGCCGCAATAATTGCAGAACAGGGAAATGACAATAACCTGGATGAAGTACTGGAATTTATTGCCATGATCCATAAAAGCGGCAGATCTGTTCTGGAGCTTGCGGATGAGATACTAACCGAAGGGAAAGTGCATCCGCTGAAAGAAGATGAGTTTAATCTCCTGGTATTTAAAGAAAAACTGGAGCGCTTATATCTGCCACAGGCGATGAATAAAAACATTAATTTTCAGGTCAGTATTAATGAAAAGAATGAACATATTCCTTTTATCAAAAATAAATTACTTCAGATTACAGGTAATCTGATTTCCAATGCCATGAAGTTTACTCCTGAAAATGGAAAAGTAACCGTAAATCTTGATCTGGAAGTGGACGTAGGTCAGTACCAGTTAAAAATTAAAGTGGAAGACTCGGGCGTAGGCATGGATGAAGTGACCATTGCCTGTATCATGGAAGGAAAAACATCATCAACAAAAGGTACTGTCGGAGAAAAAGGTTATGGATTTGGTCTGTCACTGGTCAAACATCTGG
This portion of the Pedobacter lusitanus genome encodes:
- a CDS encoding YybH family protein, with translation MSQKENEVTAIQKARANSNQAILNADAAGVARYWMDDIVVISGEGGQYAGKKVLLEVFTEMFEVSPPVFERIPATITIGDSGVLAWETGCWNYKTEKFRGNYAAMWRRINGEWLTQSELFVSLD
- a CDS encoding GAF domain-containing sensor histidine kinase, with the protein product MQKNPNPIPADELERIFSLAEFDIDYSSMENNFKDLAHLAAKIAGTEISLVNLIDSFTQWTYSSYGAEDTVQLPREDSVCQYTISGDDYFEVPDLSADDRFKEKSYVSGPPNLRYYFGVPLTTSDGHHIGSLCVLDKNLRAQSPEKIELLKIVADEVVNRLKALKAIDGLKYKLDKVRETQKKVAHDIRGPIAGIVGLAAIIAEQGNDNNLDEVLEFIAMIHKSGRSVLELADEILTEGKVHPLKEDEFNLLVFKEKLERLYLPQAMNKNINFQVSINEKNEHIPFIKNKLLQITGNLISNAMKFTPENGKVTVNLDLEVDVGQYQLKIKVEDSGVGMDEVTIACIMEGKTSSTKGTVGEKGYGFGLSLVKHLVSSLHGNFNIHSKIGSGTAFEITLKQIIH
- a CDS encoding prephenate dehydrogenase codes for the protein MNVPVAIKMIIIIPFPIEFRLFAGYNMQMDIGIIGLGDMGKLYAKHFAKAGHKVCGADLPAFREKLEEELSPLGIEILVDGNAVSRKCDVIFYAVEAEKIAEVVALYGAATKYGAIVAGQTSVKHPEIEAFEKYLPKDVNIITCHSLHGPGFDPKGQTLIVIPHRCDQAAYTRMNDLLAILGSDIVEMKDYHDHDKIVADTQAVTHMGFESMGTAWKEAGFFPWENPSYLGGIDNVKILTMLRIFSYKSHIYAGLAIMNPYARQQIKRYAQSESELFKLMIMEKETEFRDRIQKVKHFLFPDDKQFLLLDNQIMKEFSLSGTGAPHTPNSHLSLLSMADAWYHLNINPYDNLICQTPPFRLRLGIVEYLFRNEELLEESVMAAIYDKQIRADDLEFHSSVREWSSIIGYGDINGYKQHFDQTKNFFNDRLEQGRKQSAELISRLNRNS
- a CDS encoding DUF6266 family protein; the encoded protein is MAIVTNSYLGNFRGKIGNMVIYPLNGQTVARSIGISHKPITINQLTARMGLKMMNVFFRNIKAFIRIGFELEARGTTSNAFNMAIRYNSKKIKGVYPDIEIDFEQILVSKGVMPVVKNAKAKIITTGLKVSWDSQADQKGMRADDQVLLLVYFPGDRLKTRIFTSEVRRAEGKYTFKLDRDATMRHAHIYLSFISDNCKSISDSLYLGEVSWDNALK
- a CDS encoding (deoxy)nucleoside triphosphate pyrophosphohydrolase produces the protein MIDVSCALIINHYGQVLAAQRSSVMHLPLKWEFPGGKVEQNESAEDCLIREIREELGIEISMLKKMTPSVYTQGKPVIRLIPFQCTWVGGQISLTEHAAFLWVSPAALHELDWAEADLPVVKEYLDSLGL
- a CDS encoding YceH family protein, which produces MENDQTLILLNAAEQRVLGVLLEKSRTTPDYYPMTISALTTACNQKTSRNPIVNYDEETVTLTLNALKIKGLTSTAMGGSSRSTKYKHNLAIVYPLIPAELAVICLLLLRGPLTPGEINSNSARLHEFETIEEVQEILHKLATEQPVYVKQLAKKPGQKEARYKHLFGGDTAEEEIPEPEIIQQHSPDLENRISRLEHELEEVKEMLNLLMNQ
- a CDS encoding SDR family NAD(P)-dependent oxidoreductase: MNQYALITGASKGIGKAMAKSLARSGYHLLLIARSADELQQLAQSITEQYQVNVHYLPIDLSANTAALEIADWCNTQTSALSILVNNAGYGLWGNFQELSLREQLNMLRLNIDAVIELTHHLLPVLKKQKQAYILNVSSTAAYQAVPTLALYAASKSFILSYSRALRYELKDSPVAVSCLCPGPTATGFSSRAGMDALAELAEKFNMSAEKVAETGLKGMFKKKAEIIPGFLNKLSVVGTGLLPKSLIERITAGLYRQ
- a CDS encoding phytanoyl-CoA dioxygenase family protein; amino-acid sequence: MNHAYTRFTLGETLTDEQNYFFNKNGFIHFKNFITPETVSDIIKASILVQQDWITQEKIKVNGIPVKYGKDLDGSAIVQRFAFINQHHPLFGELTHDPRLAVLLNLIGPGARLGTDEKDGMVLNHYVNGPESKFTQMGWHTDGLRDIFHGQKLNPMLNIGIHLSTLKPENGGLRVLPGTHKQSLYNLLFRKKYFVDNKADFKEVAIIPEAGDLTIHDGRLWHRVAQSAVSGEESRRRVIYLPIIAGKYEPKHEHSPTAFYQRFAKLVK
- a CDS encoding SDR family oxidoreductase: MNLSLLNKNAVICGSTQGIGLATAIILARLGANCILIARNEDSLITALKELPVTQGQQHAYEVADFSVPASVDTGIQRIVSQHAVEILINNSGGPKPGPVTAALSTDFEQAFSQHLICNHLLVNAVLPGMKKAGYGRIINIISTSVKTPLPNLGVSNTIRAAVASWAKTLANEVGQYNITVNNVLPGLTQTMRYTKLLDSLSTTTNKAEAEQALKDSVPMKRIGTPEEIGNVIAFLASPAAAYVTGTSIPVDGGRTPSI